The Apodemus sylvaticus chromosome 5, mApoSyl1.1, whole genome shotgun sequence genome has a segment encoding these proteins:
- the Ciz1 gene encoding cip1-interacting zinc finger protein isoform X1 gives MFNQQLQQQQQLQQFQQQQLQQQQQQILQLQQLLQQSPPQASLSMPVSRGFPQQSSSQQLLNLQGLHPTSLLNGPMLQRALLLQQLQGLDQFAMPPATYDSASLTMPTAALGNLRAYNVTAPSLAAPSLTPPQMVTPNLQQFFPQATRQSLLGPPPVGVPINPSQLNHPGRNSQKQARTPSSTTHNRKDSSSQTVPLEDREDPTEGSEEATDLHTDTSEDQDSLVYPEGTVSVPHVPEPEPFEALEPPAKRSRSSEESTEKGPTGQPQARVQPQTQMTAPKQTQTPDHLPEPPETQALPRIQPQVLQLQTQPKLQKQAQTQTSPEHLAPQPNQVQPQVQSQPPWQLQPRETDPPKQVQAPPRPQPLCKVQSQKQAQTQTHPQVSTQAQPQEQTSEKTQEQPQTWPQGSVPPPGQASVPACATEPQLLSNAAEAGEDPVEALPEPVSAQSSEDRSREASAGGLDVGECEKRAGEILGMWGAGSSLKVTILQSSNSRAFNTTPLTSGPRPGDSTSAAPALASAPSKQSLQFFCYICKASCCSQQEFQDHMLEAQHQERLGEMQHSNQTCLLSLLPMPRDIVEREVEDPPPKRWCHTCQVYYIGDLIQHRRTQEHKVAKQSLRPFCTICNRYFKTPRKFVEHVKSQGHKDKALELKTLEKDTGSPDEDHFITVDAVGCFESGQEEEEDDDEEEEEEEIEAEEEFCKQVKSKETSSEQWKGPETYSPDIAYGVDFLVPVTGYVCRICHKFYDSNSESRHSHCKSLTHFENLQKYKAKNPSPPTRPVSRKCAINARNALTALFTSSSGTSRQLILQDTVKIPSKVKPASPGLPPPLRRSERLKT, from the exons ATGTTCAACCAGCAActccagcagcagcaacagttgCAGCagttccagcagcagcagctccagcagcagcaacagcagataCTCCAGCTGCAACAGCTGCTGCAACAGTCCCCACCACAGGCCTCCTTGTCCATGCCTGTCAGCCG GGGCTTCCCCCAGCAGTCATCCTCGCAACAGCTTCTGAATCTCCAGGGCCTCCACCCGACCTCCCTGCTCAATGGCCCCATGCTACAAAGAGCTTTGCTCCTGCAGCAGTTGCAAG GACTGGACcagtttgcaatgccaccagccaCGTATGACAGTGCCAGCCTCACCATGCCTACAGCAGCATTGG GCAACCTCCGGGCTTACAACGTGACAGCCCCAAGCCTAGCAGCTCCCAGCCTTACACCACCCCAGATGGTCACCCCAAATCTTCAGCAGTTCTTTCCCCAGGCCACTCGTCAATCCCTGCTGGGGCCTCCTCCTGTTGGGGTCCCAATAAACCCTTCTCAGCTCAACCACCCAGGGAGGAACTCCCAGAAACAGGCCAGAACCCCCTCTTCCACCACCCACAATCGCAAG GATTCTTCTTCTCAGACGGTGCCTCTGGAAGACAGGGAAGACCCCACAGAGGGGTCTGAGGAAGCCACAGACCTCCACACAGACACATCTGAAG ACCAAGATTCACTAGTCTACCCAGAAGGCACAGTGAGCGTGCCCCATGTGCCTGAGCCCGAGCCCTTTGAGGCGTTGGAACCGCCAGCCAAGAGGTCCAGGAG CTCAGAGGAGTCCACGGAGAAAGGCCCTACAGGACAACCACAAGCAAGGGTCCAGCCTCAGACTCAGATGACAGCACCAAAGCAGACACAGACCCCAGATCATCTGCCTGAGCCACCAGAAACCCAAGCACTGCCGCGTATCCAGCCACAGGTTCTGCAGCTCCAGACCCAGCCAAAGCTGCAGAAGCAGGCCCAGACCCAGACTTCTCCAGAGCACTTAGCGCCCCAGCCCAATCAAGTACAGCCACAGGTACAGTCACAGCCCCCGTGGCAGCTGCAGCCACGGGAGACAGACCCTCCAAAGCAAGTTCAGGCACCGCCCCGGCCTCAGCCCCTCTGTAAGGTGCAATCACAGAAGCAGGCCCAGACGCAGACACATCCACAGGTATCCACCCAAGCACAGCCACAGGAACAGACATCAGAGAAGACCCAGGAGCAGCCTCAGACCTGGCCACAGGGGTCAGTACCCCCACCAGGACAAGCGTCAGTTCCGGCCTGTGCCACGGAACCACAGCTCTTATCGAATGCTGCGGAAGCTGGGGAAG ACCCAGTGGAGGCCTTACCAGAACCAGTAAGTGCCCAGAGCAGTGAGGACAGGAGCCGGGAGGCATCGGCTGGTGGCCTGGACGTGGGAGAGTGTGAAAAGAGAGCGGGAGAGATACTGGGG ATGTGGGGGGCTGGGAGCTCCCTGAAGGTCACCATCCTGCAGAGTAGCAACAGTCGGGCTTTCAACACCACACCCCTCACGTCCGGACCTCGCCCTGGGGACTCCACCTCTGCCGCCCCTGCCCTTGCCAGCGCACCCTCCAAGCAAAGTCTCCAATTCTTCTGCTATATCTGCAAGGCCAGCTGCTGCAGTCAACAG GAGTTCCAGGATCACATGTTAGAGGCTCAGCACCAAGAGCGGCTTGGGGAAATGCAGCACTCGAACCAGACCTGCCTGCTGTCCCTGCTGCCCATGCCTCGGGACATCGTGGAGAGAGAAGTGGA AGACCCTCCGCCAAAACGCTGGTGCCACACCTGCCAGGTGTACTACATAGGAGACCTGATCCAGCACCGCAGGACACAGGAGCACAAG GTTGCCAAACAGTCCCTGAGGCCCTTCTGCACCATATGCAACCGTTACTTCAAGACCCCTCGAAAGTTTGTGGAGCACGTCAAGTCCCAGGGACACAAGGACAAGGCCCTAGAG CTGAAGACACTTGAAAAGGATACAGGCAGCCCGGATGAGGACCACTTCATCACTGTGGACGCCGTCGGTTGCTTTGAGAGTGgtcaagaagaggaggaggatgacgatgaagaagaagaagaagaagagattgAGGCTGAGGAGGAATTCTGCAAGCAG GTGAAGTCAAAAGAAACATCTTCAGAGCAATGGAAGGGCCCTGAGACGTATAGCCCCGACATCGCCTATG GTGTGGATTTCCTGGTGCCAGTGACGGGCTATGTCTGCCGAATCTGTCACAAATTCTATGACAGCAACTCAGAATCGCGGCACTCCCACTGCAAGTCCCTGACCCACTTTGAGAACCTGCAG AAATACAAAGCCAAGAACCCCAGCCCTCCTACCCGGCCCGTGAGCCGCAAGTGTGCGATCAACGCCCGCAATGCCCTGACAGCACTGTTCACCTCAAGCAGTGGCACCAGCCGCCAGCTCATCctccaggacacagtgaaaatACCCAGCAAGGTGAAGCCTGCATCCCCCggactccctcctccccttcggCGCTCAGAGCGCCTCAAAACCTGA
- the Ciz1 gene encoding cip1-interacting zinc finger protein isoform X4 has translation MFNQQLQQQQQLQQFQQQQLQQQQQQILQLQQLLQQSPPQASLSMPVSRGFPQQSSSQQLLNLQGLHPTSLLNGPMLQRALLLQQLQGLDQFAMPPATYDSASLTMPTAALGNLRAYNVTAPSLAAPSLTPPQMVTPNLQQFFPQATRQSLLGPPPVGVPINPSQLNHPGRNSQKQARTPSSTTHNRKDSSSQTVPLEDREDPTEGSEEATDLHTDTSEDQDSLVYPEGTVSVPHVPEPEPFEALEPPAKRSRSSEESTEKGPTGQPQARVQPQTQMTAPKQTQTPDHLPEPPETQALPRIQPQVLQLQTQPKLQKQAQTQTSPEHLAPQPNQVQPQVSTQAQPQEQTSEKTQEQPQTWPQGSVPPPGQASVPACATEPQLLSNAAEAGEDPVEALPEPVSAQSSEDRSREASAGGLDVGECEKRAGEILGMWGAGSSLKVTILQSSNSRAFNTTPLTSGPRPGDSTSAAPALASAPSKQSLQFFCYICKASCCSQQEFQDHMLEAQHQERLGEMQHSNQTCLLSLLPMPRDIVEREVEDPPPKRWCHTCQVYYIGDLIQHRRTQEHKVAKQSLRPFCTICNRYFKTPRKFVEHVKSQGHKDKALELKTLEKDTGSPDEDHFITVDAVGCFESGQEEEEDDDEEEEEEEIEAEEEFCKQVKSKETSSEQWKGPETYSPDIAYGVDFLVPVTGYVCRICHKFYDSNSESRHSHCKSLTHFENLQKYKAKNPSPPTRPVSRKCAINARNALTALFTSSSGTSRQLILQDTVKIPSKVKPASPGLPPPLRRSERLKT, from the exons ATGTTCAACCAGCAActccagcagcagcaacagttgCAGCagttccagcagcagcagctccagcagcagcaacagcagataCTCCAGCTGCAACAGCTGCTGCAACAGTCCCCACCACAGGCCTCCTTGTCCATGCCTGTCAGCCG GGGCTTCCCCCAGCAGTCATCCTCGCAACAGCTTCTGAATCTCCAGGGCCTCCACCCGACCTCCCTGCTCAATGGCCCCATGCTACAAAGAGCTTTGCTCCTGCAGCAGTTGCAAG GACTGGACcagtttgcaatgccaccagccaCGTATGACAGTGCCAGCCTCACCATGCCTACAGCAGCATTGG GCAACCTCCGGGCTTACAACGTGACAGCCCCAAGCCTAGCAGCTCCCAGCCTTACACCACCCCAGATGGTCACCCCAAATCTTCAGCAGTTCTTTCCCCAGGCCACTCGTCAATCCCTGCTGGGGCCTCCTCCTGTTGGGGTCCCAATAAACCCTTCTCAGCTCAACCACCCAGGGAGGAACTCCCAGAAACAGGCCAGAACCCCCTCTTCCACCACCCACAATCGCAAG GATTCTTCTTCTCAGACGGTGCCTCTGGAAGACAGGGAAGACCCCACAGAGGGGTCTGAGGAAGCCACAGACCTCCACACAGACACATCTGAAG ACCAAGATTCACTAGTCTACCCAGAAGGCACAGTGAGCGTGCCCCATGTGCCTGAGCCCGAGCCCTTTGAGGCGTTGGAACCGCCAGCCAAGAGGTCCAGGAG CTCAGAGGAGTCCACGGAGAAAGGCCCTACAGGACAACCACAAGCAAGGGTCCAGCCTCAGACTCAGATGACAGCACCAAAGCAGACACAGACCCCAGATCATCTGCCTGAGCCACCAGAAACCCAAGCACTGCCGCGTATCCAGCCACAGGTTCTGCAGCTCCAGACCCAGCCAAAGCTGCAGAAGCAGGCCCAGACCCAGACTTCTCCAGAGCACTTAGCGCCCCAGCCCAATCAAGTACAGCCACAG GTATCCACCCAAGCACAGCCACAGGAACAGACATCAGAGAAGACCCAGGAGCAGCCTCAGACCTGGCCACAGGGGTCAGTACCCCCACCAGGACAAGCGTCAGTTCCGGCCTGTGCCACGGAACCACAGCTCTTATCGAATGCTGCGGAAGCTGGGGAAG ACCCAGTGGAGGCCTTACCAGAACCAGTAAGTGCCCAGAGCAGTGAGGACAGGAGCCGGGAGGCATCGGCTGGTGGCCTGGACGTGGGAGAGTGTGAAAAGAGAGCGGGAGAGATACTGGGG ATGTGGGGGGCTGGGAGCTCCCTGAAGGTCACCATCCTGCAGAGTAGCAACAGTCGGGCTTTCAACACCACACCCCTCACGTCCGGACCTCGCCCTGGGGACTCCACCTCTGCCGCCCCTGCCCTTGCCAGCGCACCCTCCAAGCAAAGTCTCCAATTCTTCTGCTATATCTGCAAGGCCAGCTGCTGCAGTCAACAG GAGTTCCAGGATCACATGTTAGAGGCTCAGCACCAAGAGCGGCTTGGGGAAATGCAGCACTCGAACCAGACCTGCCTGCTGTCCCTGCTGCCCATGCCTCGGGACATCGTGGAGAGAGAAGTGGA AGACCCTCCGCCAAAACGCTGGTGCCACACCTGCCAGGTGTACTACATAGGAGACCTGATCCAGCACCGCAGGACACAGGAGCACAAG GTTGCCAAACAGTCCCTGAGGCCCTTCTGCACCATATGCAACCGTTACTTCAAGACCCCTCGAAAGTTTGTGGAGCACGTCAAGTCCCAGGGACACAAGGACAAGGCCCTAGAG CTGAAGACACTTGAAAAGGATACAGGCAGCCCGGATGAGGACCACTTCATCACTGTGGACGCCGTCGGTTGCTTTGAGAGTGgtcaagaagaggaggaggatgacgatgaagaagaagaagaagaagagattgAGGCTGAGGAGGAATTCTGCAAGCAG GTGAAGTCAAAAGAAACATCTTCAGAGCAATGGAAGGGCCCTGAGACGTATAGCCCCGACATCGCCTATG GTGTGGATTTCCTGGTGCCAGTGACGGGCTATGTCTGCCGAATCTGTCACAAATTCTATGACAGCAACTCAGAATCGCGGCACTCCCACTGCAAGTCCCTGACCCACTTTGAGAACCTGCAG AAATACAAAGCCAAGAACCCCAGCCCTCCTACCCGGCCCGTGAGCCGCAAGTGTGCGATCAACGCCCGCAATGCCCTGACAGCACTGTTCACCTCAAGCAGTGGCACCAGCCGCCAGCTCATCctccaggacacagtgaaaatACCCAGCAAGGTGAAGCCTGCATCCCCCggactccctcctccccttcggCGCTCAGAGCGCCTCAAAACCTGA
- the Ciz1 gene encoding cip1-interacting zinc finger protein isoform X2: MFNQQLQQQQQLQQFQQQQLQQQQQQILQLQQLLQQSPPQASLSMPVSRGFPQQSSSQQLLNLQGLHPTSLLNGPMLQRALLLQQLQGLDQFAMPPATYDSASLTMPTAALGNLRAYNVTAPSLAAPSLTPPQMVTPNLQQFFPQATRQSLLGPPPVGVPINPSQLNHPGRNSQKQARTPSSTTHNRKTVPLEDREDPTEGSEEATDLHTDTSEDQDSLVYPEGTVSVPHVPEPEPFEALEPPAKRSRSSEESTEKGPTGQPQARVQPQTQMTAPKQTQTPDHLPEPPETQALPRIQPQVLQLQTQPKLQKQAQTQTSPEHLAPQPNQVQPQVQSQPPWQLQPRETDPPKQVQAPPRPQPLCKVQSQKQAQTQTHPQVSTQAQPQEQTSEKTQEQPQTWPQGSVPPPGQASVPACATEPQLLSNAAEAGEDPVEALPEPVSAQSSEDRSREASAGGLDVGECEKRAGEILGMWGAGSSLKVTILQSSNSRAFNTTPLTSGPRPGDSTSAAPALASAPSKQSLQFFCYICKASCCSQQEFQDHMLEAQHQERLGEMQHSNQTCLLSLLPMPRDIVEREVEDPPPKRWCHTCQVYYIGDLIQHRRTQEHKVAKQSLRPFCTICNRYFKTPRKFVEHVKSQGHKDKALELKTLEKDTGSPDEDHFITVDAVGCFESGQEEEEDDDEEEEEEEIEAEEEFCKQVKSKETSSEQWKGPETYSPDIAYGVDFLVPVTGYVCRICHKFYDSNSESRHSHCKSLTHFENLQKYKAKNPSPPTRPVSRKCAINARNALTALFTSSSGTSRQLILQDTVKIPSKVKPASPGLPPPLRRSERLKT; the protein is encoded by the exons ATGTTCAACCAGCAActccagcagcagcaacagttgCAGCagttccagcagcagcagctccagcagcagcaacagcagataCTCCAGCTGCAACAGCTGCTGCAACAGTCCCCACCACAGGCCTCCTTGTCCATGCCTGTCAGCCG GGGCTTCCCCCAGCAGTCATCCTCGCAACAGCTTCTGAATCTCCAGGGCCTCCACCCGACCTCCCTGCTCAATGGCCCCATGCTACAAAGAGCTTTGCTCCTGCAGCAGTTGCAAG GACTGGACcagtttgcaatgccaccagccaCGTATGACAGTGCCAGCCTCACCATGCCTACAGCAGCATTGG GCAACCTCCGGGCTTACAACGTGACAGCCCCAAGCCTAGCAGCTCCCAGCCTTACACCACCCCAGATGGTCACCCCAAATCTTCAGCAGTTCTTTCCCCAGGCCACTCGTCAATCCCTGCTGGGGCCTCCTCCTGTTGGGGTCCCAATAAACCCTTCTCAGCTCAACCACCCAGGGAGGAACTCCCAGAAACAGGCCAGAACCCCCTCTTCCACCACCCACAATCGCAAG ACGGTGCCTCTGGAAGACAGGGAAGACCCCACAGAGGGGTCTGAGGAAGCCACAGACCTCCACACAGACACATCTGAAG ACCAAGATTCACTAGTCTACCCAGAAGGCACAGTGAGCGTGCCCCATGTGCCTGAGCCCGAGCCCTTTGAGGCGTTGGAACCGCCAGCCAAGAGGTCCAGGAG CTCAGAGGAGTCCACGGAGAAAGGCCCTACAGGACAACCACAAGCAAGGGTCCAGCCTCAGACTCAGATGACAGCACCAAAGCAGACACAGACCCCAGATCATCTGCCTGAGCCACCAGAAACCCAAGCACTGCCGCGTATCCAGCCACAGGTTCTGCAGCTCCAGACCCAGCCAAAGCTGCAGAAGCAGGCCCAGACCCAGACTTCTCCAGAGCACTTAGCGCCCCAGCCCAATCAAGTACAGCCACAGGTACAGTCACAGCCCCCGTGGCAGCTGCAGCCACGGGAGACAGACCCTCCAAAGCAAGTTCAGGCACCGCCCCGGCCTCAGCCCCTCTGTAAGGTGCAATCACAGAAGCAGGCCCAGACGCAGACACATCCACAGGTATCCACCCAAGCACAGCCACAGGAACAGACATCAGAGAAGACCCAGGAGCAGCCTCAGACCTGGCCACAGGGGTCAGTACCCCCACCAGGACAAGCGTCAGTTCCGGCCTGTGCCACGGAACCACAGCTCTTATCGAATGCTGCGGAAGCTGGGGAAG ACCCAGTGGAGGCCTTACCAGAACCAGTAAGTGCCCAGAGCAGTGAGGACAGGAGCCGGGAGGCATCGGCTGGTGGCCTGGACGTGGGAGAGTGTGAAAAGAGAGCGGGAGAGATACTGGGG ATGTGGGGGGCTGGGAGCTCCCTGAAGGTCACCATCCTGCAGAGTAGCAACAGTCGGGCTTTCAACACCACACCCCTCACGTCCGGACCTCGCCCTGGGGACTCCACCTCTGCCGCCCCTGCCCTTGCCAGCGCACCCTCCAAGCAAAGTCTCCAATTCTTCTGCTATATCTGCAAGGCCAGCTGCTGCAGTCAACAG GAGTTCCAGGATCACATGTTAGAGGCTCAGCACCAAGAGCGGCTTGGGGAAATGCAGCACTCGAACCAGACCTGCCTGCTGTCCCTGCTGCCCATGCCTCGGGACATCGTGGAGAGAGAAGTGGA AGACCCTCCGCCAAAACGCTGGTGCCACACCTGCCAGGTGTACTACATAGGAGACCTGATCCAGCACCGCAGGACACAGGAGCACAAG GTTGCCAAACAGTCCCTGAGGCCCTTCTGCACCATATGCAACCGTTACTTCAAGACCCCTCGAAAGTTTGTGGAGCACGTCAAGTCCCAGGGACACAAGGACAAGGCCCTAGAG CTGAAGACACTTGAAAAGGATACAGGCAGCCCGGATGAGGACCACTTCATCACTGTGGACGCCGTCGGTTGCTTTGAGAGTGgtcaagaagaggaggaggatgacgatgaagaagaagaagaagaagagattgAGGCTGAGGAGGAATTCTGCAAGCAG GTGAAGTCAAAAGAAACATCTTCAGAGCAATGGAAGGGCCCTGAGACGTATAGCCCCGACATCGCCTATG GTGTGGATTTCCTGGTGCCAGTGACGGGCTATGTCTGCCGAATCTGTCACAAATTCTATGACAGCAACTCAGAATCGCGGCACTCCCACTGCAAGTCCCTGACCCACTTTGAGAACCTGCAG AAATACAAAGCCAAGAACCCCAGCCCTCCTACCCGGCCCGTGAGCCGCAAGTGTGCGATCAACGCCCGCAATGCCCTGACAGCACTGTTCACCTCAAGCAGTGGCACCAGCCGCCAGCTCATCctccaggacacagtgaaaatACCCAGCAAGGTGAAGCCTGCATCCCCCggactccctcctccccttcggCGCTCAGAGCGCCTCAAAACCTGA
- the Ciz1 gene encoding cip1-interacting zinc finger protein isoform X3 has protein sequence MFNQQLQQQQQLQQFQQQQLQQQQQQILQLQQLLQQSPPQASLSMPVSRGFPQQSSSQQLLNLQGLHPTSLLNGPMLQRALLLQQLQGNLRAYNVTAPSLAAPSLTPPQMVTPNLQQFFPQATRQSLLGPPPVGVPINPSQLNHPGRNSQKQARTPSSTTHNRKDSSSQTVPLEDREDPTEGSEEATDLHTDTSEDQDSLVYPEGTVSVPHVPEPEPFEALEPPAKRSRSSEESTEKGPTGQPQARVQPQTQMTAPKQTQTPDHLPEPPETQALPRIQPQVLQLQTQPKLQKQAQTQTSPEHLAPQPNQVQPQVQSQPPWQLQPRETDPPKQVQAPPRPQPLCKVQSQKQAQTQTHPQVSTQAQPQEQTSEKTQEQPQTWPQGSVPPPGQASVPACATEPQLLSNAAEAGEDPVEALPEPVSAQSSEDRSREASAGGLDVGECEKRAGEILGMWGAGSSLKVTILQSSNSRAFNTTPLTSGPRPGDSTSAAPALASAPSKQSLQFFCYICKASCCSQQEFQDHMLEAQHQERLGEMQHSNQTCLLSLLPMPRDIVEREVEDPPPKRWCHTCQVYYIGDLIQHRRTQEHKVAKQSLRPFCTICNRYFKTPRKFVEHVKSQGHKDKALELKTLEKDTGSPDEDHFITVDAVGCFESGQEEEEDDDEEEEEEEIEAEEEFCKQVKSKETSSEQWKGPETYSPDIAYGVDFLVPVTGYVCRICHKFYDSNSESRHSHCKSLTHFENLQKYKAKNPSPPTRPVSRKCAINARNALTALFTSSSGTSRQLILQDTVKIPSKVKPASPGLPPPLRRSERLKT, from the exons ATGTTCAACCAGCAActccagcagcagcaacagttgCAGCagttccagcagcagcagctccagcagcagcaacagcagataCTCCAGCTGCAACAGCTGCTGCAACAGTCCCCACCACAGGCCTCCTTGTCCATGCCTGTCAGCCG GGGCTTCCCCCAGCAGTCATCCTCGCAACAGCTTCTGAATCTCCAGGGCCTCCACCCGACCTCCCTGCTCAATGGCCCCATGCTACAAAGAGCTTTGCTCCTGCAGCAGTTGCAAG GCAACCTCCGGGCTTACAACGTGACAGCCCCAAGCCTAGCAGCTCCCAGCCTTACACCACCCCAGATGGTCACCCCAAATCTTCAGCAGTTCTTTCCCCAGGCCACTCGTCAATCCCTGCTGGGGCCTCCTCCTGTTGGGGTCCCAATAAACCCTTCTCAGCTCAACCACCCAGGGAGGAACTCCCAGAAACAGGCCAGAACCCCCTCTTCCACCACCCACAATCGCAAG GATTCTTCTTCTCAGACGGTGCCTCTGGAAGACAGGGAAGACCCCACAGAGGGGTCTGAGGAAGCCACAGACCTCCACACAGACACATCTGAAG ACCAAGATTCACTAGTCTACCCAGAAGGCACAGTGAGCGTGCCCCATGTGCCTGAGCCCGAGCCCTTTGAGGCGTTGGAACCGCCAGCCAAGAGGTCCAGGAG CTCAGAGGAGTCCACGGAGAAAGGCCCTACAGGACAACCACAAGCAAGGGTCCAGCCTCAGACTCAGATGACAGCACCAAAGCAGACACAGACCCCAGATCATCTGCCTGAGCCACCAGAAACCCAAGCACTGCCGCGTATCCAGCCACAGGTTCTGCAGCTCCAGACCCAGCCAAAGCTGCAGAAGCAGGCCCAGACCCAGACTTCTCCAGAGCACTTAGCGCCCCAGCCCAATCAAGTACAGCCACAGGTACAGTCACAGCCCCCGTGGCAGCTGCAGCCACGGGAGACAGACCCTCCAAAGCAAGTTCAGGCACCGCCCCGGCCTCAGCCCCTCTGTAAGGTGCAATCACAGAAGCAGGCCCAGACGCAGACACATCCACAGGTATCCACCCAAGCACAGCCACAGGAACAGACATCAGAGAAGACCCAGGAGCAGCCTCAGACCTGGCCACAGGGGTCAGTACCCCCACCAGGACAAGCGTCAGTTCCGGCCTGTGCCACGGAACCACAGCTCTTATCGAATGCTGCGGAAGCTGGGGAAG ACCCAGTGGAGGCCTTACCAGAACCAGTAAGTGCCCAGAGCAGTGAGGACAGGAGCCGGGAGGCATCGGCTGGTGGCCTGGACGTGGGAGAGTGTGAAAAGAGAGCGGGAGAGATACTGGGG ATGTGGGGGGCTGGGAGCTCCCTGAAGGTCACCATCCTGCAGAGTAGCAACAGTCGGGCTTTCAACACCACACCCCTCACGTCCGGACCTCGCCCTGGGGACTCCACCTCTGCCGCCCCTGCCCTTGCCAGCGCACCCTCCAAGCAAAGTCTCCAATTCTTCTGCTATATCTGCAAGGCCAGCTGCTGCAGTCAACAG GAGTTCCAGGATCACATGTTAGAGGCTCAGCACCAAGAGCGGCTTGGGGAAATGCAGCACTCGAACCAGACCTGCCTGCTGTCCCTGCTGCCCATGCCTCGGGACATCGTGGAGAGAGAAGTGGA AGACCCTCCGCCAAAACGCTGGTGCCACACCTGCCAGGTGTACTACATAGGAGACCTGATCCAGCACCGCAGGACACAGGAGCACAAG GTTGCCAAACAGTCCCTGAGGCCCTTCTGCACCATATGCAACCGTTACTTCAAGACCCCTCGAAAGTTTGTGGAGCACGTCAAGTCCCAGGGACACAAGGACAAGGCCCTAGAG CTGAAGACACTTGAAAAGGATACAGGCAGCCCGGATGAGGACCACTTCATCACTGTGGACGCCGTCGGTTGCTTTGAGAGTGgtcaagaagaggaggaggatgacgatgaagaagaagaagaagaagagattgAGGCTGAGGAGGAATTCTGCAAGCAG GTGAAGTCAAAAGAAACATCTTCAGAGCAATGGAAGGGCCCTGAGACGTATAGCCCCGACATCGCCTATG GTGTGGATTTCCTGGTGCCAGTGACGGGCTATGTCTGCCGAATCTGTCACAAATTCTATGACAGCAACTCAGAATCGCGGCACTCCCACTGCAAGTCCCTGACCCACTTTGAGAACCTGCAG AAATACAAAGCCAAGAACCCCAGCCCTCCTACCCGGCCCGTGAGCCGCAAGTGTGCGATCAACGCCCGCAATGCCCTGACAGCACTGTTCACCTCAAGCAGTGGCACCAGCCGCCAGCTCATCctccaggacacagtgaaaatACCCAGCAAGGTGAAGCCTGCATCCCCCggactccctcctccccttcggCGCTCAGAGCGCCTCAAAACCTGA
- the Bbln gene encoding bublin coiled-coil protein: MSGPNGDLGMPVDAGTEGENDSFGEAEYAAINSMLDQINSCLDHLEEKNDHLHARLQELLESNRQTRLEFQQQLGEAPGDASP, translated from the exons ATGTCGGGCCCCAACGGGGACCTAGGCATGCCGGTGGATGCGGGCACGGAAGGCGAGAATGACAGCTTCGGGGAAGCAG aGTATGCTGCCATCAACTCCATGTTGGATCAGATCAACTCTTGTCTGGACCACCTGGAGGAGAAGAACGACCACCTCCATGCTCGCCTCCAGGAGCTGCTGGAGTCCAACCGGCAGACGCGCCTGGAATTCCAGCAACAGCTTGGGGAGGCCCCTGGTGATGCCAGCCCCTAG
- the Lcn2 gene encoding neutrophil gelatinase-associated lipocalin, producing the protein MGLRVLCLGLVLLGVLQSQAQDSTQNLIPAPSLANVPLQPGFRADQFRGRWYVVGLAGNAVQKEKEGHFTMYSTIYELQENNSYNVTSILVREQGCRSWIRTFVPSSRAGQFTLGNIQRYPQVLSYNVQVAATDYNQFAMVFFRKTFENKQYFKITLYGRTKELSPELKERFVSFAKSLGLKDDNIIFSVPTDQCIDN; encoded by the exons ATGGGCCTGCGTGTCCTGTGTCTGGGCCTTGTCCTGCTTGGGGTCCTGCAGAGCCAGGCCCAGGACTCCACTCAGAACTTGATCCCTGCCCCATCTCTGGCCAATGTCCCCCTGCAGCCAGGCTTCCGGGCTGATCAG TTCCGGGGCAGGTGGTACGTTGTGGGCCTGGCAGGCAACGCGgtccagaaagaaaaagaaggccaCTTCACCATGTACAGCACCATCTACGAACTGCAGGAGAACAACAGCTACAACGTCACCTCCATCCTGGTCAG GGAGCAGGGCTGTCGCTCCTGGATCAGAACATTTGTTCCAAGCTCCAGGGCTGGCCAGTTCACCCTGGGAAATATTCAGA GATATCCTCAGGTACTGAGCTACAATGTGCAAGTGGCCGCCACTGACTACAACCAGTTCGCCATGGTATTTTTCCGGAAGACTTTTGAAAACAAGCAATACTTTAAAATTACCCTGTACG GAAGAACCAAGGAGCTGTCCCCGGAATTGAAGGAACGTTTCGTCAGCTTTGCCAAGTCTCTGGGCCTCAAGGATGACAACATCATTTTCTCTGTCCCCACCG ACCAATGCATCGACAACTGA